TAGATCCAATTTCAAGTGTTTGTAAGATGCTTTCTAGATAAATTTTACCTTCGATAGCTAAGTTGATATTAGGTGTAGCTTCATATAATGTTGATGAACCTATACCAAGTAATCCTTTTTTCTCTTTTAAAACAGTAAATTTAATTTTATCTAATTGTATTCTTAAGCTTTCAACTGCGATCTTTTCAGCTTCTTGTAAAGTTTTTGATTCAATCTCTATTTTCTTTAACATATCCTCACCCCAACAATTGTTTTTCTTGTAGTCTAGCATGCTTTTTCTCATTTAATCTTCTGTTAAATATTGTTTGACTTAATGAATAAATATTACCAAATACCCAATATAACGCTAACGCATTACTTTGATATGATATGAACATCATCATGATAACCATAAAGTAGCTTACAAACTTCATTGTTTTTTCGGTTTGAGCGCCTTGTGGGTTTGCATTGTGCTTATATGTGTTCTTAGCATAACTTGGTTTCTTCATTGAAATTTTTTGTAGAGTAAACATTGTAGCACCAACGATAGCAGCTAATATAAGTGCTGTAATACCATCGTTTGTATTTGCTAAGTTAACACCTAAAAATTTAGTGTTTGAAACTGAGCTAGCATACATACCACCTTCTAGAGATATACGTCTAACAACGCCGTACATTGCAATAAAGATAGGCATTTGTAAAAATGGCATTAAACATCCAAATACATTGATACCATGTTTTTTATAAACTTGCATCATTTCCATTTGCTGCATTTGTTGTGATTGTGGATCTTTTTTATTCGCATATTTTTGTTGTACACGTTGCATATCTGGTTGAGCTAAGTTCATCTTCATTGTCATATCATTACTTTTCGCATAAATTGGCCATGCAAGAGTTCTTACAATTAAAGTTGTAAATAAAATACCTAATGCAAATGAATTACCTAATAATGATGCGAAAAATTGCATAATGAACGCTACTGGAATAACTAATACATAATCAAAGAATCCTGCATCTTCAGTTGAGATTGGTTTTTCACCACCCGCAACATAGACTTCAAATGATTCACTGTAGCCTTCATATGTGAAAGAAACTGGATAACTAACTTTATCTTTAAATCCGTCAACGCCCATTGGGTCATATCCAAGATCATCAAATAAAGCTGCATACGCTTCCGCGCTCATTGTTTCAGAAATAACGATAACATCTCCATCATTTTCTACTGCATAAGCTTCGATACCTGTTGGATCAAAACTTTGCCCCATATTATATAGGATAGCTTCTGATGGAAATCTAAAGACAACCATTGCAATATCATTATCTACAACTACAGTTTCAGGTTTAATATAGATTCTAAATGAAACTTCTTCGCCTTCAACGGTAAATGTAAAGGTTTGGATGCCGCCTTCAATTCCGATTTCATCTGGTGATGCATTAGAAGGAAGAAGTCCTTCATATGCTACTGGTTCATCAGAAGTTGCACCTGATTCATTCAATAGCCAATAAGAAAGTCCATTATCACCTTTAAATGAGATGGAATTTCGATCTTCATAATCGAAAACTAGCTTTTCGCCGTTTTCACCATATGGATTATTAACAATGACTTTTCCGACTGCATCACTACCACCACATGATGCAAGTGTGATAACAAGGAATAATGCCATAGCTATAAATACGATTTTTTTATAGTGTTTTTGCATTTTTATTCTCCATTAATTTAGATTTTTTTAATAGCAATGTCAACTTACTTTTTATCTCTTGATAGTCAAGTTGCTTAGCTTTTGGTCTTATAACAATTAAAAACAATTTATTTATAATAAATTGATCTTGCAAATCGCTAACAATCATACGAACTCTTCTTTTAATTAAATTTCTTTGAACTGCATTGCCATATTTTGTTCCAATAGACATTGCAAATCTAAAATTTTTAGCTTCAGGATCATTCGCTTGATATACTGCAAAATAACTGTCGTTTTTTGCATCTCGTTTTCTATACACCGCATCAATTTCGCTATATTTCTTAATACGATATTTTTTTTTCATTCGATTTTAGATAAATTATTTAAAAAAAGAACCAC
The sequence above is drawn from the Mariniplasma anaerobium genome and encodes:
- a CDS encoding YidC/Oxa1 family membrane protein insertase, which produces MQKHYKKIVFIAMALFLVITLASCGGSDAVGKVIVNNPYGENGEKLVFDYEDRNSISFKGDNGLSYWLLNESGATSDEPVAYEGLLPSNASPDEIGIEGGIQTFTFTVEGEEVSFRIYIKPETVVVDNDIAMVVFRFPSEAILYNMGQSFDPTGIEAYAVENDGDVIVISETMSAEAYAALFDDLGYDPMGVDGFKDKVSYPVSFTYEGYSESFEVYVAGGEKPISTEDAGFFDYVLVIPVAFIMQFFASLLGNSFALGILFTTLIVRTLAWPIYAKSNDMTMKMNLAQPDMQRVQQKYANKKDPQSQQMQQMEMMQVYKKHGINVFGCLMPFLQMPIFIAMYGVVRRISLEGGMYASSVSNTKFLGVNLANTNDGITALILAAIVGATMFTLQKISMKKPSYAKNTYKHNANPQGAQTEKTMKFVSYFMVIMMMFISYQSNALALYWVFGNIYSLSQTIFNRRLNEKKHARLQEKQLLG
- the rnpA gene encoding ribonuclease P protein component; this encodes MKKKYRIKKYSEIDAVYRKRDAKNDSYFAVYQANDPEAKNFRFAMSIGTKYGNAVQRNLIKRRVRMIVSDLQDQFIINKLFLIVIRPKAKQLDYQEIKSKLTLLLKKSKLMENKNAKTL